One window of Entelurus aequoreus isolate RoL-2023_Sb linkage group LG06, RoL_Eaeq_v1.1, whole genome shotgun sequence genomic DNA carries:
- the LOC133651586 gene encoding hyaluronan and proteoglycan link protein 1-like, producing MTSLLYITLFALTLAGSVYTQLTDIDAPYSAKVIADLGATVTLPCRLPGSAHSFFGVGIRVKWTKVEEDEALNEDVLLSMGFHKMTYGSFEDRVHLQELDSEDASLVITDVSTDDTGKYRCEIINGMMDTVQEVELEVRAGLLDGVVFPYFPPLGRYSFNFDEATQACLDQDATVATFDQLFDEWKGGLDWCNAGWLQDGTVQYPITKPRGPCGGANSIAGVRNYGKRDKYLSRFDVFCYSPILKGRFYWLTQPNSLTFDEAVRACIDDGAEIAKVGHMFAAWKLEGYDRCDAGWLADGSVRYPISRPRKNCSPTEAAVRFVGFPDKQQKLFGVYCYKADP from the exons CTAAGGTGATCGCCGACCTTGGGGCCACCGTCACATTGCCATGTCGTCTTCCAGGAAGTGCTCATAGCTTCTTCGGCGTCGGCATTCGAGTCAAATGGACCAAGGTAGAGGAGGATGAGGCTCTGAATGAAGACGTACTGCTTTCCATGGGCTTCCACAAGATGACCTACGGCAGCTTCGAGGATCGCGTCCACCTGCAGGAGCTGGATAGTGAGGATGCTTCCTTGGTGATAACTGACGTCTCGACGGATGACACTGGAAAATATCGCTGTGAGATCATTAACGGGATGATGGACACTGTACAAGAGGTTGAACTGGAGGTGCGAGCTGGCCTCCTTGATG GTGTGGTGTTTCCCTACTTTCCACCTCTCGGCCGCTACAGCTTTAACTTCGATGAGGCGACGCAAGCTTGTTTGGATCAGGACGCAACGGTCGCCACCTTCGACCAGTTGTTCGATGAATGGAAAGGCGGCCTGGACTGGTGCAATGCTGGCTGGCTGCAGGATGGCACCGTGCAGTATCCCATCACAAAGCCGAGAGGGCCCTGCGGCGGCGCCAACAGCATAGCTGGCGTCAGAAACTATGGAAAGCGTGACAAATACCTGAGCCGCTTTGACGTGTTCTGCTACTCTCCCATCTTGAAGG GACGTTTCTACTGGCTAACCCAGCCTAACAGCCTCACCTTCGACGAGGCAGTGCGGGCTTGTATCGACGACGGCGCAGAGATCGCCAAGGTGGGCCACATGTTCGCCGCGTGGAAGCTCGAAGGCTATGATCGCTGCGACGCCGGCTGGTTGGCCGACGGCAGCGTCCGCTACCCAATCTCCCGACCCCGCAAGAACTGCAGCCCCACGGAGGCTGCAGTGCGCTTTGTTGGATTCCCAGACAAGCAGCAGAAGCTCTTTGGTGTCTACTGCTACAAGGCTGATCCCTGA